From the genome of Rhodothermales bacterium:
TCGTGGCCGACAGGATGCGCACGTCTACATGACGCACACTGTTTTCGCCAATACGTTTGATCTCCCCCTCCTGGAGCACGCGCAACAGCGCCGTCTGAAGGGACGGACTGAGGTCGCCCACTTCGTCCAGAAACAGGGTCCCGCCGTCGGCGGCCTCGAACAGGCCGGCTTTATCCGCCACCGCGCCGGTGAATGACCCCTTTTTGTATCCGAACAGCTCGCTCTCAAGCAGCGTATCGGGCAGGGAGCCACAGAACAGCGCCAGAAACGGTTTCTTCTGGCGGTGCCCGCTATAATGGATGGCGCGAGCGACCAGCTCTTTGCCGGTGCCGCTTTCCCCCTGAATCAGCACGGTGGCGTCGTTGTCCAGCACGCGCTCCATGATCGCATACAACTTCCGCATGGGCGGGCTCTGCCCGATCATCTCGGCGAACCCGTGTATGTGCTGCAATTCACTCCGCAACTGGCGATTTTCGTCGCGCAGGGTCTGGTACAGCCGTGCGTTTTCAATGGCAACGGCGGCGAGATTCGAGAACGCCTCGAGGAAGGGAAGATTTTCTTGCTTGAACCGGCTCCTGTCGGTGAGGCAGTCCATGTAGATCGCGCCGATCTGACGGTTCTTAAGCCGCAGCGGGACGCATGCGATGGATTTGATGTGCTGCACGACGATGCTTTCGGCCCCACTGAACCGCTCGTCCTCGAGTGCCTCGTGCACCAGCACGGGCTCGCCCGTTTGCAGGACGCGGTGTACCACGCTTGTGGAGATGCGGACGACGTCGCCGAGTTGCTCCTCGGTGAAGTTGATCGTGCTTCGGATTTCGAACCCGACGCGTTCAGTCTCCGAGCTAAGCAGCACAAACCCGCGATCGGCGCCAAGCGCTTCCATCGCGGCTTCCAGTACCTTACCCATCAGGGCGTCCGGCTCCTGGATGGAGTTCAGCGTCAACGCGATATCAAACAACGCGTCGAGGTTTGTGCGATAGTGGGGTTCAGCCGATGGCATGGCAGACGCTCCTGGTTATGACAGATGTACCCACCGGGCTTACTCCCCGGCAGTTACGGAATGCGGAAGCCGGCTTCACGGGAATGGCTCCGGTTGCCGAATTCGTCGACCACCGAAATCGTCCAGAAATACTCGCCGGCTGCCAGCGCGTTGGGTGCTTTGAACGACTTGGCAGCCGGAGGCAGGTTCTCGATGATCTCGACGACCGTCTGGATGTTCTCATCCACCCGCACGATGTCTAACCGATAGGTGTACGGAAACACCAAAAGCAGCGGCTCCCAGGTGAACAGCGGCGCCGCGTCGGCGAGCAGCGCCAGACTCGTAGGAGTCAGCGCCACGGGAGTCGGCGCGATGAGACGCGCGATCTGCCGGGCCCCACTCGCCGTGACGACGCCCGCTCGATCCCGCACGAAGAGCAGGTGGTCGTGGCCGAGCAGCGATTCTACCCCTACCGGGAGCGTACTTTCCTGGAGGATCGTGAGGTACCGACCCGGCACCGCGCTGGCCACCAACGTGTCGACCAGGCCCACGGCGGGCACCTCGATCCACACCCGTTCGATATCCGATAGTCCGTCTGGATCCCCCACCTCGGCCGTCACCTCTAACCGAAATAACTCCTGTGGCGGCGGCCACCAGCGGCTAATGTGGACCGATTGGATCTCCAGACGATCAACCGCTGGCAACCCATCCAGCCGAAGTTCCACCTGCGCGGTCTCGCCCACACGTACGGTACAGGTATCCACAACCGTGGCATAACCGGCCCGACTCGCCGTCAGAATGTATTCTCCTTCAGGTAGCTGATCTACACCGAACGCACCCCCGTCACGGGTCGTCGCGGTCACCGGCCCCGGCTCGATACGCACCTCGACTCCATCCAGTCCGGCAAAGGGTGGGTAAAATCCCGTAACGCGCCCACTCACGGCACCCACGCCCTCAAAGT
Proteins encoded in this window:
- a CDS encoding sigma 54-interacting transcriptional regulator → MPSAEPHYRTNLDALFDIALTLNSIQEPDALMGKVLEAAMEALGADRGFVLLSSETERVGFEIRSTINFTEEQLGDVVRISTSVVHRVLQTGEPVLVHEALEDERFSGAESIVVQHIKSIACVPLRLKNRQIGAIYMDCLTDRSRFKQENLPFLEAFSNLAAVAIENARLYQTLRDENRQLRSELQHIHGFAEMIGQSPPMRKLYAIMERVLDNDATVLIQGESGTGKELVARAIHYSGHRQKKPFLALFCGSLPDTLLESELFGYKKGSFTGAVADKAGLFEAADGGTLFLDEVGDLSPSLQTALLRVLQEGEIKRIGENSVRHVDVRILSATNKPVMQLIKDGSFREDLFYRLNTITLATPPLRDRGMDIPLLANFFLDKYAVGRREHIKGFTTEAIDAMRAHAWPGNVRELQNTIERAVVMTMGDVVGVDDMNLPVGDKPLKRSYHEMLNEGQTLADIERRVVEEAMKACEGNVSETARRLGVSRGWIHNRLKEWDLPIS
- a CDS encoding carboxypeptidase regulatory-like domain-containing protein, with product MLCPCDGWPLAGMVVLALLLGGCLDGASRTNPLDPRGEDFEGVGAVSGRVTGFYPPFAGLDGVEVRIEPGPVTATTRDGGAFGVDQLPEGEYILTASRAGYATVVDTCTVRVGETAQVELRLDGLPAVDRLEIQSVHISRWWPPPQELFRLEVTAEVGDPDGLSDIERVWIEVPAVGLVDTLVASAVPGRYLTILQESTLPVGVESLLGHDHLLFVRDRAGVVTASGARQIARLIAPTPVALTPTSLALLADAAPLFTWEPLLLVFPYTYRLDIVRVDENIQTVVEIIENLPPAAKSFKAPNALAAGEYFWTISVVDEFGNRSHSREAGFRIP